TCGCCCGGGAGATCAAGGGCAAGACGGCGAGCGACGCCGTCGAGTTCCTCGAGGCAGTCATCGAGGGCGACCAGCCGGTCGCGTTCAAGCAGCACAACTCGGGCGTCGGTCACAAGAGCAAGGTCGACGGATGGGACGCCGGACGCTTCCCGCAGAAGGCCAGCGAGGCCTTCATCGACCTGCTCGAGAACGCCGTCGGCAACGCCGACCACCAGGGATTCGACGGTGAATCCATGGAGATCATGCACGTCGCCGCCCACAAGGTCGGCGAACAGCAGGGTCGCAAACCGCGCGCGATGGGCCGGGCTTCCCCCTGGAACACGCCGCTGGTCGACGTCGAACTCGTCCTGGAGGAGGTCGAGGAATAATGGCCGACGAACTCCAGTTCATCGAGGACGGGCTCCAGCGGACCCAGATCGACGAGTTCTTCGCAGACGAACTCGGTCGCGCCGGCTACGGCGGCATGGACGTCGCCAAGACGCCGATGGGCACGCAGATCGTCCTCAAAGCCGAGAAGCCAGGGATGGTCATCGGCAAGGGCGGGAAGAACATCCGGAAGATCACGACGGAACTCGAGGAGCGGTTCGACCTCGACGACCCCCAGATCGACGTCCAGGAAGTGGACGAGCCGGACCTCAACGCCCGCATCGTCGCGGACCGACTGGCCAACGCCCTAGAGCGTGGCTGGTACTTCCGCAAGGCCGGACACACCACCATCGACCGCATCATGGAGTCCGGCGCGCTGGGTGCCGAGATCGTCCTCTCCGGGAAGGTCACGGGCGCCCGCTCCCGCGTCGAGAAGTTCAACCGCGGCTACATCAAACACAACGGCGAACCCGCCGAGGAGATCGTCGACAGCGGCGTCGGCGTCGCGGTGATGAAGCTGGGCACCATCGGTGTCCGGGTCAAGATCATCCCGCCCAACGCGGAGCTTCCCGACGACTTCGAAATCTACGAGGACGCCGATGTCGAGGACTACGTCGCCGACACCGAGGGCGAATCCGTCGAGGAACTCCTCGAAGGCGAACCCGAGGAAGCCGACGCCGAGGCCCCCGAAGCCGTCGACGAGACGGCAGCGGAGCCGGCCGACGACGTCGACGCCGAGGAGGTCCTCGACGAGGAGATCGTCGAGGAAGAGGTCGAAGTCCCGACCGACGACGACGTGGAAGACGTCGACGTCGACGAGCTCGAAGACGCCGTCGACGAGGAACTCGACGAGGACGTCGAGGCCGAAGCCGAGGAACTGATGGACGAGATGGACGACGCGGACGAGGAGTCCGCAGACGACGAGGAGGATGACGACGAATGACCGTCCTCCACGTCCAGGAGGTCCGCGACATGACCCCCGCCGAGCGAGAGGCGGAGCTCGAGGACCTCAAGACGGAACTGCTGAACGCCCGCGCCGTGCAGGCGGCGGGTGGCGCCCCGGACAACCCGGGCCGCATCAGCGAGCTGCGACGAGCCGTCGCCCGCATCAAGACGATTCAGCGGGAAGAAGGCGACCTGCAGGAGGACGAATAATGCCACTGACACCCGAGACGCTCCCCCGACACGAACTCGTCGGCCTCGACGTCGAGGTCGTCGCGGCGTCCAACCCGGACGTCGTCGGGCTCGCCGGCCGCGTCGTCAGCGAGACGACCCGGACGCTGGCAATCGAAGGAGCCGACCGGGTGTGGCGCGTGCCGAAGGACAGCGCGACGTTCGCGTTCGACCTCGACTCGGGCGAAACCGTCCGAGTGGATGGCGAGCGACTCGTCGCCCGTCCCGCTCGACGCACAGAGAACACAGGAGATTCACAATGGCGCTAGGACTGAACGTACAGGAACCGGAGGAGACCTGTGCCGACCAGAACTGTCCCTTCCACGGAGAGCTCTCCGTGCGAGGACAGACACTGGACGGCGAGGTCGTCTCCACCGATATGCAGAAGACCGTCGTCGTCGAGCGAGAGTACGACGTGAAGGTGCCCAAATACGACCGCTACATGAAGCGGCGTAGCCGGATTCCGGCCCACGCACCCGAATGCCTCGAACTCGAAGTCGGCGACACGGTCACAGTAGCAGAGTGTCGACCGCTCTCGAAGACGAAGAGCCACGTCGTCGTCGGCGTGGTCGCGGACGAACAGGACGGTGATGCGTGATGGAAGCGCTCGGCGCAGACGTCACGCAGGGCCTCGCGAAGGGCTCGCTCATCACGTGTGCCGACAACACGGGCGCACGCGAGCTCAAGGTCATCTCCGTCCACGGCTACTCGGGGACGAAGAATCGGCACCCGAAGGCCGGCCTGGGCGACAAGATCACGGTGTCGGTCACCAAGGGGACGCCCGAGATGCGTCGCCAGGTGCTCGAGGCCGTCGTCGTCCGCCAGCGAAAGCCCATCCGCCGACCCGACGGCACCCGCGTCAAGTTCGAAGACAACGCGGCCGTCATCGTCGACGAGAACGAGGACCCCCGCGGGACCGAACTCAAGGGGCCCATCGCTCGGGAAGTCGCAGAGCGATTCGGGAGTGTCGCGTCCGCCGCGACGATGATCGTATAGAACCATGAGTGAGCAACCACACAAACAGCGAACGAGTCAACGACGCGCCTCGCTGCACGAGAAGCACAAGCAGGTGCGGGCGACGCTCTCGGACGAGCTCCGCGAGGAGTACGACCAGCGCAACGTCCGCGTCAACGCCGGTGACACGGTGGAAGTGCTTCGCGGTGACTACGCCGGCGAAGATGGCGAAGTCATCAACGTCGACCTCAAGAAAGCCGTCATCCACGTCGAGGGCGTGACCCTCGAGAAGACGGATGGCGAAGAGGTCCCCCGGCCGCTGGACACCTCCAACGTCCGCGTGACGGACCTCGACACCGAGGACTCGAAGCGAGTCGTGCGTCTCGAATCGGAGGATGATTCCGCATGAGCAACCACCAGAAACGCCTCTCGGTGCCAAACAGTTGGCCCGTAGAGCGCAAGACAGCCACGTTCACGGTCAAGGCCGGCGCCGGCCCGCACGGTGAGTCGGGGGTTCCCCTGCTCATCGTCCTGCGGGACGTGCTCGGCTACGCCGACAACCGCAAGGAAGCGCGCTACGCGCTCAACGAGGACAACGTCCGCATCAACGGGAAGGCCGTCTCCGACGAGGAACGCCCCGTCGGGATGTTCGACATCCTGGCCTTCACCGAGCGCGAGGAGTACTACCGGGTCTTCCCCGGCGAGGGCGGTCGACTGGCGCTGACGGCCATCGAGGCCGACGCCGCCGAGTCCCGTCTCGGGAAGATCGTCAGCAAGACCCACGTCGCCGACGGCGAGGTCCAGCTCGGACTCCACGACGGGTCGACGCTCGTCGTCGAGGACGACCAGACCTACTCCGGCGGCGACTCCATCGTCGTCGACAACGAGTCCGGCGACATCGTCGCCCACTTCGTCTACGAGGAGGGCGCGCTCGTCACGGCCGTCGACGGCACCCACGCCGGCGAAATCGGTACGGTCGACGAGATTCAGGTCACGCCCGGCTCCGCACAGAACAACGTCCTGGTCGCCCAGGACGACGGCGAGGGCTTCGAGACCATCGAGGAGTACGTCGTCGTCATCGACGAGAACTTCACAGGCGATTCGGACGACGAATCGGAAACCGTGAGCGGCGAAGCCGCGAACGAGGGTGATGACGATGAGTAGTGAAACGGGATCTGGCGCCGACTTCCACGAGATGCGCGAACCGCGCATCGAGAAGGTCGTCGTCCACATGGGCATCGGCCACGGTGGCCGCGACCTGGCCAACGCCGAGGACATCCTCGGCCAGATTACCGGCCAGACGCCCGTCCGAACGAAGGCAAAGCGGACCGTCGGCGAGTTCGACATCCGCGAGGGCGACCCCATCGGCGCGAAGGTCACACTGCGTGACGCGACCGCCGCTTCGTTCCTCGAGACTGCGCTGCCGCTCGCCGACCTCAAGTCGACGCAGTTCGACGACACCGGCAACTTCAGCTTCGGCGTCGAGGAACACACTGAGTTCCCGAGCCAGGAGTACGACCCGAGCATCGGAATCTACGGGCTGGACGTCACCGTCAACCTCGTCCGCCCCGGCTACCGCGTCGCCAAGCGAGACAAGGCGTCCCGGTCGATTCCCTCGAACCATCGACTCAACCCCGACGACGCCGTCGCGTTCGTCGAGTCGACCTTCGACGTGGAGGTGAGCGAATGAGCGAAAGTGAAACACAGGACGAGCCCGACGCCGACACAGAGGCAGAACGGACCGGCCAGCTCGAGTCCTGCCAGCGCTGCGGGCGCCAGCAGGGACTCGTCGGCAAGTACGACATCTGGCTGTGTCGCCAGTGCTTCCGCGAGATCTCGCGGGGAATGGGCTTCAAGAAGTACAGCTAACCATGACAGGAAACGACCCATTCGCCAACGCGCTGTCGGCCATCAACAACGCCGAGAGCGTCGGGCATCTGGAGCAGACTGTATCGCCCGCCTCGAACGAAATCGGCTCCGTCCTCGAGGTCTTCTACGACCGCGGGTACATCGACGGGTTCACCTTCGTCGACGACGGCAAAGCCGGCGAGTTCGAGGTCGAACTGAAAGGTGCCATCAACGAGTGTGGCCCGGTCAAGCCCCGCTACTCAGCAGGGGCCGACGAGTTCGAGAAGTGGGAGAAGCGATTCCTCCCCGCCCGTGACTACGGGACCCTCGTCGTCACGACCAGCCACGGCATCATGAGCCACTACGAGGCTCGTGAGGAAGGCGTCGGTGGCCAAGTCATCGCGTACGTGTACTAACAATGCCACGAGTAGAACTGCAGATTCCGGAGGACGTGTCCGCCGAGATGGACCACCTCGACGTCACCGTCGACGGTCCCAACGGCACAGTCACACGTCGGCTCTGGTACCCCGACATCGACGTCTCCGTCGACGGCGACACCGTCGTCATCGAGTCCGAAGAGGACGACGCGAAGACGATGTCGACGATGGGTACCTTCGAGAGCCACATCGAGAACATGTTCCACGGCGTGACCGAGGGCTGGGAGTACGAGATGGAAGTCTTCTACTCTCACTTCCCCATGCAGGTCAACGTCGAAGGTGACGAAGTCGTCATCGAGAACTTCCTCGGCGAGCGCGCCGCCCGTCGGACTACCATCCACGGGGACACCGAGGTCCAGATCGACGGCGAGGAACTCACCCTGACGGGCTCGGACATCGAGGCCGTCGGCCAGACCGCCGCGGACATCGAACAGCTCACCCGCGTCAACGACAAGGACGTCCGGGTGTTCCAGGACGGGGTGTACATCACCCAGAAACCGTCGCGAGGTGACGCCTGATGGCAGACGACGAATCCAACGACGAGTTCGAGGAACTCACCGACATCAGCGGCGTCGGCGACGCGAAGGCCAACGCGCTGCGCGAGGCCGGCTTCGAGACGGTCGAAGACGTGCGCCGCGCAGAGCAGTCCGAGCTGGCCGAGGCCGAGGGCGTCGGTAACGCCCTCGCGGCCCGAATCAAGGCCGACGTCGGTGGCCTCGAGGTCGCCGAGGAGGCCGAGGCCGACGTCGAAGACGAGACCGAGGACGACGAGCCGGCCGAGGACGTGGAGACGGAGCTCCAGCCCCGCGGGCTCGCCGACAAGACGCCGGGCCTGGACGACGAGGAGGCCCGACTGCTGGCACAGCGCCACCGCGTCGGGAAGCCGAAGTTCAACCGGCAGGACCACCACAAGAAGAAGCGCGTCTCGACATCGTGGCGCCGCCCCCGCGGGCAGCTCTCGAAGC
This DNA window, taken from Haloarcula ordinaria, encodes the following:
- the rpmC gene encoding 50S ribosomal protein L29, coding for MTVLHVQEVRDMTPAEREAELEDLKTELLNARAVQAAGGAPDNPGRISELRRAVARIKTIQREEGDLQEDE
- a CDS encoding 30S ribosomal protein S3 — its product is MADELQFIEDGLQRTQIDEFFADELGRAGYGGMDVAKTPMGTQIVLKAEKPGMVIGKGGKNIRKITTELEERFDLDDPQIDVQEVDEPDLNARIVADRLANALERGWYFRKAGHTTIDRIMESGALGAEIVLSGKVTGARSRVEKFNRGYIKHNGEPAEEIVDSGVGVAVMKLGTIGVRVKIIPPNAELPDDFEIYEDADVEDYVADTEGESVEELLEGEPEEADAEAPEAVDETAAEPADDVDAEEVLDEEIVEEEVEVPTDDDVEDVDVDELEDAVDEELDEDVEAEAEELMDEMDDADEESADDEEDDDE
- a CDS encoding ribonuclease P protein component 1, whose protein sequence is MPLTPETLPRHELVGLDVEVVAASNPDVVGLAGRVVSETTRTLAIEGADRVWRVPKDSATFAFDLDSGETVRVDGERLVARPARRTENTGDSQWR
- a CDS encoding 30S ribosomal protein S4e — its product is MSNHQKRLSVPNSWPVERKTATFTVKAGAGPHGESGVPLLIVLRDVLGYADNRKEARYALNEDNVRINGKAVSDEERPVGMFDILAFTEREEYYRVFPGEGGRLALTAIEADAAESRLGKIVSKTHVADGEVQLGLHDGSTLVVEDDQTYSGGDSIVVDNESGDIVAHFVYEEGALVTAVDGTHAGEIGTVDEIQVTPGSAQNNVLVAQDDGEGFETIEEYVVVIDENFTGDSDDESETVSGEAANEGDDDE
- a CDS encoding 50S ribosomal protein L14, encoding MEALGADVTQGLAKGSLITCADNTGARELKVISVHGYSGTKNRHPKAGLGDKITVSVTKGTPEMRRQVLEAVVVRQRKPIRRPDGTRVKFEDNAAVIVDENEDPRGTELKGPIAREVAERFGSVASAATMIV
- a CDS encoding 50S ribosomal protein L22, producing the protein MGISYSVDADPETTAKAMLRERQMSHKHSKAIAREIKGKTASDAVEFLEAVIEGDQPVAFKQHNSGVGHKSKVDGWDAGRFPQKASEAFIDLLENAVGNADHQGFDGESMEIMHVAAHKVGEQQGRKPRAMGRASPWNTPLVDVELVLEEVEE
- a CDS encoding 30S ribosomal protein S17, with translation MALGLNVQEPEETCADQNCPFHGELSVRGQTLDGEVVSTDMQKTVVVEREYDVKVPKYDRYMKRRSRIPAHAPECLELEVGDTVTVAECRPLSKTKSHVVVGVVADEQDGDA
- the rplX gene encoding 50S ribosomal protein L24, with the translated sequence MSEQPHKQRTSQRRASLHEKHKQVRATLSDELREEYDQRNVRVNAGDTVEVLRGDYAGEDGEVINVDLKKAVIHVEGVTLEKTDGEEVPRPLDTSNVRVTDLDTEDSKRVVRLESEDDSA
- a CDS encoding 30S ribosomal protein S14, which translates into the protein MSESETQDEPDADTEAERTGQLESCQRCGRQQGLVGKYDIWLCRQCFREISRGMGFKKYS
- a CDS encoding 50S ribosomal protein L6, translating into MPRVELQIPEDVSAEMDHLDVTVDGPNGTVTRRLWYPDIDVSVDGDTVVIESEEDDAKTMSTMGTFESHIENMFHGVTEGWEYEMEVFYSHFPMQVNVEGDEVVIENFLGERAARRTTIHGDTEVQIDGEELTLTGSDIEAVGQTAADIEQLTRVNDKDVRVFQDGVYITQKPSRGDA
- a CDS encoding 50S ribosomal protein L32e, which codes for MADDESNDEFEELTDISGVGDAKANALREAGFETVEDVRRAEQSELAEAEGVGNALAARIKADVGGLEVAEEAEADVEDETEDDEPAEDVETELQPRGLADKTPGLDDEEARLLAQRHRVGKPKFNRQDHHKKKRVSTSWRRPRGQLSKQRRGIKGKGDTVEAGFRSPKGVRGKHPSGFEEVRVHNVDDLDGVDGDVEAVRIASKVGARKRERIEEEAEAAGIRVLNPTYVEVEVSE
- a CDS encoding 30S ribosomal protein S8, coding for MTGNDPFANALSAINNAESVGHLEQTVSPASNEIGSVLEVFYDRGYIDGFTFVDDGKAGEFEVELKGAINECGPVKPRYSAGADEFEKWEKRFLPARDYGTLVVTTSHGIMSHYEAREEGVGGQVIAYVY
- a CDS encoding 50S ribosomal protein L5: MSSETGSGADFHEMREPRIEKVVVHMGIGHGGRDLANAEDILGQITGQTPVRTKAKRTVGEFDIREGDPIGAKVTLRDATAASFLETALPLADLKSTQFDDTGNFSFGVEEHTEFPSQEYDPSIGIYGLDVTVNLVRPGYRVAKRDKASRSIPSNHRLNPDDAVAFVESTFDVEVSE